From Bacteroidales bacterium, one genomic window encodes:
- a CDS encoding DUF4906 domain-containing protein yields the protein MKNSFFNISIAILLAVTIAIVLVVSAITGCTKDTVPGALKENEGKANINISFFLPQKAWTKLLTVSPIQVSNVNIYVCAESGIVVKCQYLSGTFSMNVPIQKGEKYYLYAIANAGKQIILKDTAAIENYSWGVSAASALADASGGVVMSGKTGLIALSDGASVPITLTRCVAKITLRGDKSSLNNGVQITINSAAIKNIPKSVRLFKINKVADAVSVMDGDIISGSDLNNFFTSGVTFYMFENMQGTLMPANTDQTKKVWPDNNLYSKICSYIELNASYMSLLKKGTLLYRFYLGKDMVGNFDVERNSQHTITVFFAGDGSLNENTWRVDIESITDLVTDVVLPSRIGIAGLGNVRHVGSLIVPPTAADKTLLWKSSDVSIATVDQSGNVTSAGFGYCSISATSCDGGNITGVCIVTVGAGEVSFPAGPRTMFDGESAEIKWAKISPADSEPEVKCSDASVVKVNYVNSSVLNVTALKPGSATLTATLGSSSSSYVINVEALKVNFTKTAPVSIFEGFDSPIEYTITPSHASSLKLKWEYVSKANDESYFSFINGNSSNVVRGLKASNLSYPAHSIKVSFVDYPSKVFTTSVKVMPAITINDGDINLLANAFVTAATGKTYSNISREHYLSYTAHPGASISWTTSQSDYLRINSSGKVYTDESTTANGVYVIYAETRGNDGVLYRKTVNCTVWEEINVLGITEYTQDGEEDGYPYFTIQGYTGVKSLREGGYAKTLGDGFTYSSHFDEFTRTHVEGAVGDPSYLVEYTVLEFNNPFDSVNYVNGYKYRYYVSDSSWIH from the coding sequence ATGAAAAACAGTTTTTTTAATATCTCAATTGCAATCCTTTTGGCGGTCACAATTGCTATTGTTTTGGTTGTGTCCGCCATTACGGGTTGTACAAAAGATACTGTGCCTGGCGCTCTTAAGGAAAATGAAGGGAAAGCAAATATTAATATTTCATTTTTCCTTCCTCAAAAGGCTTGGACTAAATTGTTGACAGTTAGTCCAATACAAGTATCAAATGTTAATATTTATGTTTGCGCGGAGAGTGGAATTGTTGTAAAATGCCAGTATTTAAGCGGCACTTTTAGCATGAATGTTCCTATACAGAAAGGAGAAAAATACTATTTGTATGCGATAGCAAATGCCGGAAAGCAAATTATACTTAAAGATACCGCAGCAATTGAAAATTATTCCTGGGGAGTTTCCGCAGCCTCTGCACTTGCTGATGCTTCAGGAGGCGTTGTAATGTCCGGCAAGACAGGGTTAATAGCCTTATCTGACGGAGCTTCCGTTCCAATTACTCTTACAAGGTGTGTTGCAAAAATTACGCTGCGCGGAGATAAATCATCTTTGAACAATGGGGTTCAGATTACTATAAACAGCGCTGCAATAAAAAATATTCCAAAGTCGGTTCGACTTTTTAAAATCAATAAAGTTGCTGATGCAGTGAGTGTTATGGATGGGGATATTATATCAGGCTCTGACCTGAATAATTTTTTTACATCCGGCGTTACCTTCTATATGTTTGAAAATATGCAGGGTACGCTGATGCCTGCAAATACTGACCAGACAAAGAAGGTTTGGCCGGATAATAATTTGTATTCCAAAATTTGCAGCTACATAGAACTTAATGCGTCATATATGTCTCTCTTAAAGAAGGGTACGTTGTTGTATAGATTCTATCTTGGAAAAGATATGGTAGGAAATTTTGATGTAGAAAGAAATTCCCAACACACAATAACTGTTTTTTTTGCAGGTGACGGATCTTTAAATGAAAATACGTGGAGGGTTGATATAGAGTCAATTACTGATTTGGTTACTGACGTTGTGTTGCCATCGCGCATTGGAATTGCAGGTTTGGGAAATGTACGCCATGTGGGTTCTTTGATTGTTCCACCTACGGCCGCAGACAAAACTCTGCTTTGGAAATCTTCAGATGTATCTATCGCGACAGTTGACCAAAGCGGCAATGTGACTTCTGCTGGTTTTGGATATTGTAGTATTTCTGCAACTAGTTGTGATGGCGGCAATATTACAGGAGTTTGTATTGTAACAGTGGGGGCGGGTGAAGTGTCATTTCCTGCCGGTCCCCGCACTATGTTTGATGGCGAGAGCGCAGAGATTAAGTGGGCCAAGATTTCTCCTGCTGACAGCGAGCCTGAGGTGAAGTGCAGCGATGCTTCTGTTGTTAAAGTTAACTATGTAAATTCCAGTGTGTTGAACGTAACCGCGCTTAAGCCCGGGAGTGCTACGCTTACTGCAACTTTGGGCAGTTCTTCCTCTTCCTATGTTATAAATGTTGAGGCCCTCAAGGTTAATTTTACCAAAACGGCGCCGGTCTCTATTTTTGAAGGTTTTGATTCGCCAATAGAATATACAATAACACCTTCTCACGCAAGTAGTCTTAAGCTTAAATGGGAATACGTAAGCAAAGCTAATGATGAATCTTATTTCTCCTTTATCAATGGAAATTCTTCTAATGTTGTGAGGGGACTTAAGGCGTCAAATTTGTCATATCCTGCTCATTCCATTAAAGTGAGTTTTGTTGATTATCCTTCTAAAGTGTTTACCACCAGCGTTAAAGTGATGCCGGCTATTACGATTAATGACGGCGATATAAATTTGCTGGCAAATGCTTTTGTCACGGCGGCAACTGGCAAAACTTACTCTAATATTTCCAGAGAGCATTATTTGTCTTATACCGCTCACCCAGGCGCAAGCATATCATGGACTACAAGCCAATCTGATTATCTGAGAATTAACTCCTCAGGCAAGGTTTATACGGATGAGTCTACTACTGCGAATGGCGTGTATGTTATTTATGCTGAGACCCGTGGAAATGATGGAGTTCTGTATAGGAAAACTGTGAATTGTACAGTTTGGGAGGAGATAAATGTTTTGGGCATAACGGAGTATACGCAAGATGGTGAGGAGGATGGATATCCTTATTTTACAATTCAAGGTTATACGGGAGTTAAGTCTTTAAGAGAAGGAGGGTATGCTAAAACGCTTGGGGATGGGTTTACTTATTCATCACATTTTGATGAATTTACACGTACTCATGTTGAGGGGGCGGTAGGAGATCCTTCATATTTAGTTGAATATACGGTACTGGAGTTTAACAATCCTTTTGATTCAGTCAATTATGTGAATGGTTACAAATACCGGTACTATGTCAGCGATTCTTCTTGGATACATTAA
- a CDS encoding FimB/Mfa2 family fimbrial subunit — protein MESREECPCVLTIDYSKISGNVKSVQVWVFDAGGKLLLKDTADRKSFGIPYVSNIKKGEIFCYAWCNIGKATICSEHFSTSTTIEKAGALCADSLFFFKYEGAANGEEHRLYVSPNKEFATINIKFEGLENGAWAEAELVCNSGGFFVGGACIDKVSLTNVSTLSGSPAKVPLGDSRSFPIPSKTDASYDGTSLRMLRQKSADGIYMNIYILSGEKEINKKEAGTFELGKYLKALNYDMNAANLKDIDLLIDVGVMTVNVNVEGWNITAPVTVEF, from the coding sequence ATGGAGAGCAGGGAGGAGTGTCCGTGCGTGCTCACGATAGATTATAGCAAGATAAGCGGCAATGTAAAAAGCGTTCAGGTGTGGGTATTTGATGCCGGAGGCAAATTGTTGCTTAAAGATACGGCAGATAGAAAATCTTTTGGAATTCCTTATGTTTCAAATATTAAGAAAGGGGAAATATTTTGCTATGCATGGTGCAATATTGGAAAAGCTACAATCTGCTCTGAACATTTTTCAACTTCCACCACCATAGAAAAGGCAGGCGCCTTATGCGCCGATTCCCTTTTCTTTTTTAAGTATGAAGGAGCTGCGAATGGCGAGGAGCATAGGCTATATGTCTCTCCAAATAAGGAATTTGCGACTATAAATATAAAATTTGAAGGATTGGAAAATGGGGCTTGGGCGGAAGCGGAACTTGTGTGTAATTCCGGAGGTTTTTTTGTTGGAGGTGCCTGTATAGATAAGGTTTCTCTTACAAATGTTAGTACGTTGTCAGGCTCTCCTGCAAAGGTCCCTTTGGGCGATAGTCGTTCTTTCCCAATCCCTTCTAAAACAGATGCATCCTATGACGGCACATCATTAAGAATGCTGAGGCAAAAATCGGCTGACGGAATCTATATGAACATATATATCCTGTCGGGAGAAAAAGAGATAAATAAAAAGGAGGCCGGCACATTTGAATTGGGTAAATATTTAAAGGCGCTCAATTATGACATGAATGCTGCAAATCTTAAAGATATTGATTTGCTGATAGATGTGGGGGTGATGACAGTTAATGTAAATGTTGAAGGTTGGAATATCACGGCACCGGTGACGGTAGAATTTTAA
- a CDS encoding fimbrial protein: MKKILIAVMVLAVMAGCSKSDGELGAGNEGECALTVAILPSSGSPAGIASGGVGGGTKATGTGYDSQSDDNKIQTLELFVFKNDSAASDDGVLEAYKKFSSSELTTLTGLQMSAKTGPKNIIAIANSHKADWTGIDTYAKFKAVVSSLKTENLTTFTMTGSATATLTAATSVSIPVARLVGRVILKSIKTNFAGTPYAGSTLSAVKIFLTNVSGSKIFATGEDPTAPVILNAKQYSSADCSGCAMSGMLYDEVAGTIGETAVTTPHYFYCYENVLAAETVTARFTRLVIQATLGGKVYYYPVDINRSGYGWVSANNHVGVKRNTSYSISVVVNGPGSTSPDVPITRGTITASITVASWATVPDSSVNF; encoded by the coding sequence ATGAAAAAGATTTTGATTGCTGTTATGGTCCTTGCGGTTATGGCGGGATGTAGCAAGAGTGACGGTGAGTTAGGAGCGGGCAATGAGGGAGAGTGCGCATTAACTGTAGCCATTTTGCCTTCTTCAGGCTCTCCGGCGGGAATAGCCAGCGGCGGTGTTGGCGGTGGAACTAAAGCAACCGGAACGGGTTATGATTCACAAAGCGATGATAATAAAATTCAAACGCTGGAATTATTTGTGTTTAAGAATGATAGCGCTGCATCAGATGACGGCGTACTGGAAGCTTATAAAAAATTTTCAAGTTCAGAATTAACAACTCTAACGGGCTTGCAGATGTCCGCAAAGACCGGACCTAAAAATATTATTGCTATAGCTAATTCTCATAAAGCTGACTGGACCGGCATAGATACCTATGCAAAATTTAAGGCGGTTGTGTCATCACTTAAAACAGAGAATCTTACAACATTTACAATGACCGGCTCTGCAACAGCTACGCTTACCGCGGCTACATCTGTAAGTATCCCTGTTGCCAGACTTGTCGGGAGGGTAATACTTAAAAGCATTAAAACAAATTTTGCCGGAACTCCTTATGCGGGAAGCACCCTGTCCGCAGTGAAAATTTTCCTTACAAATGTAAGCGGCAGCAAAATATTCGCAACCGGCGAGGACCCGACGGCTCCTGTAATTTTAAATGCAAAGCAGTATTCTTCAGCAGATTGCAGCGGATGCGCTATGAGCGGAATGTTGTATGATGAGGTTGCCGGAACTATTGGAGAAACAGCCGTTACGACTCCACATTATTTTTATTGTTATGAGAACGTGTTAGCTGCCGAGACCGTAACAGCAAGATTTACAAGGCTTGTTATTCAGGCAACTCTTGGCGGTAAGGTCTATTATTATCCTGTTGACATAAACAGAAGCGGATATGGTTGGGTAAGTGCTAATAATCATGTTGGAGTGAAAAGGAATACTTCATACTCTATAAGCGTGGTGGTAAACGGTCCGGGTTCAACTTCCCCTGATGTCCCTATTACAAGAGGAACAATAACTGCGTCAATTACTGTTGCAAGCTGGGCAACCGTTCCGGATAGTTCCGTTAATTTTTAA
- a CDS encoding DUF3575 domain-containing protein → MERIDTCKVMKESEKDGAVVALAWAVIMVVVMILSGGKIKAQNYSVSTNIAGWLEMGTANLEAGIPVAKNWSVYVQGEYNPFHYDMWGKRRQYKHLEFSTGAKYWPWFINSGWFLSGYVNWMKYSFGGVFNEKSYEGNAYGATIGGGYALMLSKSLNLEMGLGAFAGVADYTRFSCIKCGKIEGKKKKIIVAPNNVLIQLTMLF, encoded by the coding sequence ATGGAAAGGATTGATACGTGTAAAGTTATGAAAGAGAGTGAGAAGGATGGAGCCGTTGTGGCGTTGGCATGGGCTGTTATTATGGTTGTGGTAATGATTCTGTCGGGAGGAAAAATTAAAGCGCAGAACTATTCCGTATCCACAAATATTGCCGGGTGGCTGGAGATGGGTACTGCTAATTTAGAGGCGGGTATTCCGGTTGCAAAGAATTGGAGCGTATATGTGCAGGGAGAGTACAATCCTTTCCATTATGATATGTGGGGCAAACGCAGGCAATATAAGCATCTGGAGTTTTCAACAGGTGCCAAGTACTGGCCGTGGTTTATTAATAGCGGCTGGTTTTTAAGCGGTTACGTTAATTGGATGAAATATAGTTTTGGTGGTGTTTTTAATGAAAAGTCCTATGAAGGGAATGCTTACGGTGCAACTATCGGCGGAGGGTATGCTTTGATGTTAAGCAAGAGCTTGAATTTGGAGATGGGACTTGGTGCATTTGCGGGGGTGGCAGATTATACACGATTTTCGTGCATTAAGTGCGGCAAGATTGAGGGTAAAAAGAAAAAAATTATTGTCGCCCCCAATAATGTGCTTATTCAATTAACGATGCTGTTTTAG
- a CDS encoding cation diffusion facilitator family transporter → MTNSKNILNIEAEKLRIERNTEASKVTWLGFWVNMVLSIGKILAGVFGRSGAMIADGIHSLSDFITDVIVLVFMKLSSKDTDQTHDYGHGKFETFATFIISVALFAVAIMLMIAGAKKIITSLQGTEISKPGYAALIAAAVSIVSKEWLFRKTRAVGEKINSQAVIANGWHHRSDAFSSIGTLIGISGAMFLGVQWRILDPIASIIVSIFIIGVAVKLLRPAVEELTDASLSDSVENEIADVIKSVEGVEGMHNMKTRKSGNGYIIDVHIKVDPNMTVIKAHDEIASKIEDLLRQKFGPQTQTSIHVEPKRS, encoded by the coding sequence ATGACAAACAGCAAAAACATTTTGAACATAGAGGCTGAAAAGCTTAGAATAGAGAGAAATACAGAGGCAAGCAAAGTGACATGGCTTGGGTTCTGGGTGAACATGGTGCTTTCCATCGGAAAGATTTTGGCCGGTGTTTTTGGCCGAAGCGGCGCCATGATTGCAGACGGTATCCACTCATTATCAGACTTTATCACAGATGTAATAGTTCTGGTGTTCATGAAACTATCCTCCAAGGATACTGACCAGACCCACGACTACGGACATGGTAAATTTGAAACTTTTGCAACATTTATCATAAGCGTCGCACTTTTTGCCGTCGCAATTATGTTGATGATTGCGGGCGCAAAGAAAATTATCACATCATTACAAGGCACTGAAATTTCCAAGCCGGGATACGCAGCCCTAATAGCCGCGGCAGTTTCCATAGTTTCCAAAGAGTGGCTGTTCCGCAAGACAAGAGCTGTTGGAGAAAAGATTAACAGCCAAGCAGTTATAGCAAACGGATGGCATCACAGGTCAGACGCTTTTTCATCTATCGGGACCTTAATAGGAATTTCCGGCGCAATGTTTTTAGGAGTTCAGTGGAGAATTTTGGATCCCATAGCTTCCATCATAGTCAGCATCTTTATTATTGGAGTTGCGGTAAAGCTGCTGCGCCCTGCAGTTGAAGAACTTACAGACGCTTCACTTTCAGATTCCGTAGAGAATGAAATTGCGGATGTCATTAAGTCAGTGGAAGGCGTTGAGGGAATGCACAATATGAAGACACGCAAAAGCGGCAACGGCTATATCATAGATGTTCACATCAAAGTGGACCCAAATATGACCGTAATTAAAGCTCACGATGAAATTGCCTCAAAGATAGAGGATTTACTGCGTCAGAAGTTTGGTCCGCAGACTCAAACCAGCATCCACGTAGAACCAAAACGGAGTTAG
- a CDS encoding UvrD-helicase domain-containing protein, which yields MSENKNNILICRASAGSGKTYKLTGEYKKLVIDAFANKNCDDAYKHILAVTFTNKATDEMKGRILQTLYEVSKSGEDREKEIAKDALRKIVHDYTMFRVSTIDSFFQGILKAFALELRTRSAYETSLDDNGAIDAAVENLYVNLDKDPQLLNLLSHISLSRVDDEKSWDARGVIKQLAQEIFKESYKSFKADDSVDFGKLAEHLRKDFVEKFVGDVEKIFNDGREIMSNAIAKYSISSDDFAGKSRSPLYKFFAGGYSLISAGSREVTGEMSADLSEFAVNFDKWPNNKISPDHLSALKELYGGEKLGALCNNLSDCLLKLQERFAAGYSYYSTAKHILANIDIISLFKYIKREVEAYCQKEQIALLSEAPDLLHDLIDGSDTPFVYEKIGTKIDNFLLDEFQDTSGRQWENFKPLLMNSSSEGCENLIVGDVKQSIYRWRGGDWNILKSNLGNEFDGKIDSSTSLSENYRSLEQIVEFNNAFFKARGDAPQTGDAQAVTPLMAAREYIVGQINCGDDAISLKTADRLLDIYSDSKQVMPAPKGDTAVGNKKKGLVEVIDFVAPSRNAAMKFDDFVLPDMLEKIKMLTDKNGAYRYENKDIAVLVTSNVRGAQTASFLLKNEVNVISGDSLFVCNSRAVKVLINVLRKVNDASDKNLEADQTLFGDTPGIYEKFNAKIEENPAMKDLSLYEICQEILGCFTADLLKDVSFIQAFMDTVLDYSVNQGANLGAFIKWWDENGSSLSIPEPPDKNAVRIMTMHKAKGLAFKVVFIPFLRENLISYNRAGAFGHSSRIWCATDDKNIGYAGPLLLNFDHDLYSTVFRRDFERECVDSAIDTVNLAYVSFTRAKEKLYIYANNKESSNKGNSVSKVSGMLEFFCQSAPGITASVAAECSERMERSDFKRAHSGATDAQTSAPHSGATYGAESSSGAADKRLKPCHCVTYTFGDAEEPAQQEKEGTSDDSYIAGENLDISEFTINESVKGELKNELYGEGDDMRHRGIVLHRLYSFIGAAAETAYARTEVAVKPGERMERSDFKRAGSDATSALDRQIEAAVDKITAEGTASVIADSKEKIVNLIKSQINSVDSYGWFSNDYQPLNETSILIGGSVYRPDRVLIKRNGGGAAGSLNGNIADAVVVDYKFGEYDPESRSHAGYQNQVRNYMNLLSRMGYAPKGYLWYVTAGKVAEVK from the coding sequence ATGAGCGAGAATAAAAATAACATATTGATTTGCAGGGCGTCGGCAGGTTCCGGAAAAACATATAAGCTGACCGGAGAGTACAAGAAACTTGTGATAGATGCTTTTGCAAATAAGAATTGTGATGATGCATACAAGCATATTCTTGCAGTAACTTTTACTAACAAGGCTACAGATGAGATGAAGGGGAGAATTTTGCAGACCTTGTATGAAGTTTCAAAGAGCGGAGAGGATAGAGAAAAAGAGATTGCTAAAGATGCTTTAAGAAAAATTGTGCATGACTATACTATGTTTAGAGTCAGTACAATAGATAGCTTCTTCCAGGGGATACTTAAAGCCTTTGCTTTGGAATTGAGAACGCGCTCAGCTTATGAAACCAGCCTGGATGACAACGGAGCCATTGACGCTGCTGTCGAGAACTTATATGTTAATTTGGACAAGGACCCGCAGCTGCTTAATTTGCTATCTCACATATCTTTATCCAGAGTGGATGATGAGAAGTCATGGGATGCCAGGGGTGTTATTAAACAACTTGCGCAGGAGATTTTTAAGGAGAGTTATAAATCTTTCAAGGCTGATGATTCTGTTGATTTTGGAAAATTGGCGGAGCATCTTAGAAAAGATTTTGTGGAGAAATTTGTGGGTGATGTGGAGAAGATTTTTAATGACGGAAGGGAGATAATGTCTAATGCAATTGCCAAGTATTCAATATCTTCAGATGATTTTGCGGGAAAGAGCCGTTCTCCATTATATAAGTTTTTTGCCGGAGGTTATTCTTTAATTTCGGCAGGAAGCAGAGAGGTAACGGGAGAGATGTCCGCAGATTTAAGCGAGTTTGCTGTAAACTTTGATAAGTGGCCAAACAATAAAATTTCCCCAGATCATCTATCCGCCCTTAAAGAACTTTATGGGGGAGAAAAGCTGGGCGCGCTATGCAATAATCTGAGCGATTGTTTGTTAAAGCTGCAGGAAAGATTCGCCGCGGGATATTCTTACTATTCTACGGCAAAACATATTCTTGCAAACATTGATATTATCTCTCTGTTCAAGTACATTAAAAGAGAAGTTGAGGCTTATTGCCAGAAGGAACAAATTGCTCTTTTGAGCGAGGCTCCTGACTTGCTGCATGATTTAATTGACGGAAGCGATACCCCTTTTGTATATGAAAAAATTGGGACAAAAATTGATAACTTTTTGCTGGATGAATTCCAGGATACTTCCGGGCGCCAATGGGAAAACTTCAAGCCGCTGCTGATGAATAGCTCTTCTGAAGGGTGTGAGAATCTGATTGTTGGAGATGTTAAACAAAGTATCTACAGATGGAGGGGCGGAGATTGGAATATTTTGAAGTCTAATCTTGGAAATGAGTTTGATGGTAAAATTGACAGCAGCACCTCGCTGAGCGAGAACTACAGAAGTCTTGAGCAGATTGTAGAGTTTAATAATGCATTTTTTAAAGCCAGAGGGGATGCTCCTCAAACAGGTGATGCGCAGGCTGTTACTCCGCTTATGGCGGCGAGGGAATATATTGTGGGTCAGATAAATTGCGGAGATGACGCAATCTCTTTAAAAACCGCAGATAGGCTTTTGGATATCTATTCAGATTCTAAACAGGTAATGCCTGCTCCAAAGGGAGATACAGCTGTCGGGAATAAGAAAAAGGGATTGGTTGAGGTAATTGATTTTGTTGCTCCGTCCAGAAATGCAGCTATGAAATTTGATGATTTTGTGCTGCCGGATATGCTAGAAAAGATTAAAATGCTGACGGATAAGAATGGAGCATATCGTTATGAAAATAAGGATATTGCAGTGCTCGTGACTTCAAATGTGCGGGGTGCACAGACTGCAAGTTTTCTTCTGAAAAATGAAGTTAATGTGATATCCGGGGATTCGCTTTTTGTTTGTAACAGCAGGGCGGTGAAAGTCCTAATTAATGTGCTGAGAAAAGTTAATGATGCCTCTGACAAGAATCTTGAGGCAGACCAGACGCTGTTTGGAGATACCCCCGGTATTTATGAAAAATTCAACGCTAAAATTGAAGAAAATCCCGCGATGAAGGATTTATCCCTTTACGAGATTTGTCAGGAAATTTTGGGATGTTTTACCGCCGATTTGCTTAAAGATGTCTCATTCATCCAGGCCTTTATGGATACTGTGCTAGATTATTCAGTTAACCAGGGGGCAAATCTTGGAGCATTTATAAAGTGGTGGGATGAGAACGGAAGCTCGCTATCTATTCCTGAACCGCCTGATAAAAATGCCGTTCGCATTATGACAATGCATAAGGCTAAAGGCTTGGCATTCAAGGTAGTGTTTATTCCTTTCCTTAGGGAAAATCTTATATCTTACAACAGAGCGGGTGCTTTTGGGCATTCATCCAGAATTTGGTGTGCTACAGATGATAAGAATATTGGCTATGCCGGGCCGCTGCTGCTGAATTTTGACCACGATTTATATTCCACTGTTTTCCGCAGAGATTTTGAGAGGGAATGTGTTGACTCGGCGATAGATACTGTAAATCTTGCATACGTCTCATTTACAAGAGCAAAGGAGAAACTTTACATATACGCAAACAACAAAGAGAGTTCAAATAAAGGGAACAGCGTGTCAAAGGTTTCCGGTATGCTTGAGTTCTTTTGCCAGTCCGCCCCGGGTATTACTGCATCAGTTGCAGCCGAGTGCAGCGAGCGCATGGAGCGCAGCGACTTTAAGCGAGCGCACTCCGGCGCAACTGATGCACAAACATCTGCGCCGCACTCCGGCGCAACTTATGGAGCTGAAAGTTCTTCTGGTGCGGCAGACAAAAGGTTGAAACCTTGCCATTGCGTAACATACACTTTTGGAGATGCAGAGGAGCCGGCACAACAAGAGAAAGAGGGAACCTCTGATGACTCTTATATTGCAGGTGAAAATTTGGACATCTCTGAATTTACTATAAATGAGAGTGTTAAAGGAGAACTGAAAAATGAGCTTTACGGAGAGGGAGATGATATGCGTCACCGCGGTATTGTACTTCACCGGCTGTATTCTTTTATCGGGGCTGCCGCAGAAACAGCGTATGCAAGAACGGAAGTTGCAGTCAAGCCTGGCGAGCGCATGGAGCGCAGCGACTTTAAGCGAGCAGGCTCTGACGCAACTTCTGCACTAGATAGGCAGATAGAGGCGGCTGTTGATAAAATTACCGCCGAGGGAACGGCCTCTGTGATTGCAGACAGCAAAGAAAAAATAGTCAATTTGATTAAATCGCAAATAAATTCTGTTGATTCTTATGGCTGGTTCAGCAATGATTATCAGCCGCTTAATGAGACCAGTATTTTGATTGGAGGCAGCGTTTACCGTCCTGACCGAGTGCTGATAAAGAGGAATGGCGGAGGAGCAGCCGGAAGTTTAAACGGCAACATTGCAGATGCGGTAGTTGTTGATTATAAATTTGGAGAATATGACCCTGAATCCCGCAGCCATGCCGGCTACCAAAATCAGGTCCGCAACTATATGAATCTTCTCTCCAGAATGGGCTATGCGCCAAAGGGTTACCTTTGGTATGTTACAGCAGGAAAAGTAGCCGAAGTAAAATAA